The Mesotoga sp. UBA6090 genomic interval TCTTGACTTCCTTTAACTGCTCTAAAAAGTCCTCAAGATCAAACTTGTTCTTGAGGAATTTCTCTTCCATCTCTTTCGCTTTTTCCTCGTCTATATTAGTCTGCAGCTTATCTATGAGAGATAATACATCTCCCATTCCAAGTATCCGTCCAGCAACTCTGTCAGGATGAAAAGCTTCAATCCCATCGGGCTTTTCAGAGACTCCAATGAATTTCACTGGCTTACCCGTCACGTGTCTTATGGATAGAATGACACCGCCTCTTGCGTCTCCGTCAAGTTTGGTTACTACAAAACCCGAGAGTTCCAGCGCCTCGTTAAATGACCTTGCAGAGTTAACAGCATCCTGACCGGTCATCGCATCAACGACCATGAGAATCTCATCGGGCTTGACTGCAGCAACGATATCTTTTAGCTCTCTCATCATAGCGTCATCAATGTGAAGTCTTCCTGCGGTATCAAGAATTACGACATCATTTATGTTTTTTACTGCCTGCTGCATTGCTTCTTGTACTATACGAACAGGGTTCTTTCTGTCACCCGTGAAGACAGGCATGTCTATCTGTTTCCCCAACTGCATCAACTGGTCTATAGCAGCCGGCCTGTAAACATCTGCAGCGACAAGAAGCGGTTTCCGGCCTTCTTTTCTCAAAAGAGTACCGAGCTTTGCAGTAGTGGTTGTTTTTCCGCTTCCCTGGAGTCCCACCATCATGATCTTGGCAGGCTGACTCGAAAGCTTCAGCGGAACGTTTTTTTCACCTAGCATCTTTATCAGTTCATCTCTCACAACTTTGATAAATTGCTGATCCGGTGAAAAAGACTTCAGTACCTCTTCACCAAGGGCCTTTTCAGTTACACCGCCAATGAATTCCTTGACTACCTTGTAGTTAACGTCTGCCTCTAAAAGCGAGAGTTTTACCTGCTTAACGGCTTCTTCTATGTTTTTTTCCGAAATTCTTCCCTTTCCGCTCAGCAACTTAAATGCTCTGCCGAGTTTATCCTGGAGATTTTCAAACATCTAAACACCTCCACAGCTTGAAAAGTATACAACGCGTCTGAGCGTGAATGTTGAACTTATCTAAACAACAACTGTGATTATTATCTACTTATATTAAGTTTTGATTACTGGAAAGATATCAATATACTTAATTCACCGATGTTCCTTCGAGGAATATCATTAGTAGATTGATCAGCCATACTTACTGAAGAGAACAACCTTTGCCCTGAAAGTGATTCTAAGACGCAAACAAACACTCATTTGCGATTCGATGAATTAAGTTTCATGTAACAATCTCTGCAAACCGCAATGTATTTCTCCATTCCTCCGACATCGATTTCCGTATCGATTGCACCCGAAATCCTGTGAGTTACTGTCGCATTATATTCTCCACAAATATGGCAGACGGCCTTTTTCTTTATCACTTCATCTGCGGCGGCCATCAGGTTAGCAGTTACAGCAAACGGTCTATGCTTGTAGCTGAGATCGAGTCCTACGCAAAATACATCGATCCCACCAAAAATCATCTTCTCAACTACCTCGAGCAGACCCTGATCGAAGAAATTCGTCTCGTCAATAAATATTGCATCAAGCTTCTCACTTTCCCGCGAGACGATCTCTTCAATTTTCGAGGAGTCATTCACATTTATCGCCTCCGCCATTTGGCCTGAGTGACTTACGACATGATTGGATGAGTATCTGGTATCAATTATTGGCTTGAAAACCCTTATACGTTTCTTACCAAGAGTATAGATTTCAACCATAGAGAGAAGAGTCGAAGTTTTCCCTGAATACATTGGCCCTACAACAACCGTGAGTTTGCCCGACATATACTCAGCTCCTTATCACGTAATCAAGACTGTCCCTAGTGCCAAGCAAGAACTGTCCGATCGATTTTTCCTGATAACAATATTCGCCACTGATCTTCACAGACTCTTCTATTGCCTCTTCAGGAGAAGTTCCTGTCGAAACTAGTAGCGAAAAGATTGCCCCAAAGAGATCTCCACTGCCAAAGCGACTTTTTCCGATTCGCGGAGGTAGATACTCCTTTTTCCCGTAACGTGCACCTTTTGACGAAGCCTTTATAATGACTCGTCTGTCGTCTCTATCAAATGACATATAGTCATTAGCGAGAATAAAGTCGTACTTCTCCAAGCCCTCCAATCCTTTTAGCTCATGAAAGGGAGAAGGATCTATGACCTTAATCCCGGACTCTGTCGAAGTAGCCCTTGAGGCCGCTAATTGGCCAATCTCAAGAGTACTGTACAGGAGATCGAATCTCTCCTCACAAAGAAGCTGGAGCAATTCGTCGTTGATGCTTGCTATTGAAGGCTTTTCAACCGCGATAACTTCAGAACCTCTAAAGAGGAAAGTCCCGTGTGAACAATTCGACGTGACCGGAATAGACTCAAAAGGCCATTTCCGAGAATCGCCGACGCCAAAACAGCTCAAAAAGAGAACATCGGCGCCAATCAATGAAAGGCAGTTGGCCACATTGAAGCCTGACCCGCCTGGAGTTTGTTTTATCCCGGCGTTGTGGCCGCTACCCGAAATCTCGATATCTTCCAAGTAACCACCTACAATGAGGGCACGAAACTTACTTCGTTCTGTAGAGTCTATCACCGGCATCTCCTAACCCAGGAATGATATATGCATGGTCATTCAGTCTTTCATCAAGAGCTGCAGTGAAAATCTTCACGTCAGGGTGATTCTTCTCGATGAGTCTTACACCTTCGGGAGCTGCAATAAGACACATCAAGGAGATCTGCTTCCCTCCGGCTCTCTTTACAAGTTTCAAAGCCCAGGAGGACGAAACTCCAGTTGCAAGCATCGGATCTAGAACGAAGATCTGAGTCGTTTCATCGATCTTGGGGAGCTTTGAATAGTATTCGACGGGCTGAATCGTATCGGGATCTCTGTATATACCAATATAGCCAACGGAAGCATTGGGCATCAGAGAAAGAACCCCCTCAACCATGCCGAGGCCGGCTCTGAGAATAGGAACTACGGTCACTTTTTTATCTTCGATGGACTGACCGACCATCCTCACGAGAGGAGTAGTGATTTCCTTCTCATAAGTAGGTATGTGTCTAGTCGCCTCGTAGGTCAAGAGCAGGGTTATTTCTTTGAGGAGTTCCCTAAACTCCTTAGGACCGGTTTGATCATCTCTCATTATTCCCAACTTGTGCTGAATGAGAGGGTGATTGACGATCGTCAGCTGATCAAACACACTCATCACTCCTGGGCACCAAATCAGAATAAAGGGGGAATCTTTCCGTCAGAGCCTTTACTTCCCCGCTTATCTCTTTCACCTTTGATTCAGGTATCTCGCCCTTTTCACCTTCTATGCTTTCAAGAACCCGGATTATCAAATCCGCAATAATTGGCATTTCCTTCTCCGTCATGCCTCTCGTAGTAACGGCTGGAGTTCCGATTCTTATTCCGCTGGTGACAAAAGGAGATCTTGTCTCCTTTGGAATGGTGTTCTTGTTGACTGTTATATCAGCTTTCTCAAGAGCCTTTTCAGCAGCTTTGCCTGTAACATTGATCGGAGTAAGATCTACAAGGAAAAGATGGGTGTCAGTTCCACCGGAAACTATCCTTAATCCCTTCTCTTCAAGAGATTTCGCTAACTGACGAGTGTTCTCCACTATGTTCTGCTGGTACACTTTGAAGTTATCCTCTAGAGCTTCGCCGAACGAGACTGCCTTAGAAGCAATGACATGCATTAGAGGGCCGCCCTGAGTTCCCGGGAAAACCATCTTGTCTATTGACTTGGCAATCTCTTCATCATTAGTAAGAATCATACCGCCTCGAGGACCTCTCAGGGTCTTGTGTGTGGTCGTCGTTACTACGTGAGCAAAGTCTAGTGGATTGGGGTACAGACCCGCAGCTACAAGACCGGCGAAGTGAGCCATATCTACCATAAGAATCGCGCCTACTTCATCCGCCACCTCTCTAAACTTCCTGAAATCGAT includes:
- the ffh gene encoding signal recognition particle protein — translated: MFENLQDKLGRAFKLLSGKGRISEKNIEEAVKQVKLSLLEADVNYKVVKEFIGGVTEKALGEEVLKSFSPDQQFIKVVRDELIKMLGEKNVPLKLSSQPAKIMMVGLQGSGKTTTTAKLGTLLRKEGRKPLLVAADVYRPAAIDQLMQLGKQIDMPVFTGDRKNPVRIVQEAMQQAVKNINDVVILDTAGRLHIDDAMMRELKDIVAAVKPDEILMVVDAMTGQDAVNSARSFNEALELSGFVVTKLDGDARGGVILSIRHVTGKPVKFIGVSEKPDGIEAFHPDRVAGRILGMGDVLSLIDKLQTNIDEEKAKEMEEKFLKNKFDLEDFLEQLKEVKKLGSIADIMEMIPGAPKDVDLAGSEKSMKRTEAIIHSMTAQE
- a CDS encoding thymidine kinase, which translates into the protein MSGKLTVVVGPMYSGKTSTLLSMVEIYTLGKKRIRVFKPIIDTRYSSNHVVSHSGQMAEAINVNDSSKIEEIVSRESEKLDAIFIDETNFFDQGLLEVVEKMIFGGIDVFCVGLDLSYKHRPFAVTANLMAAADEVIKKKAVCHICGEYNATVTHRISGAIDTEIDVGGMEKYIAVCRDCYMKLNSSNRK
- a CDS encoding carbohydrate kinase family protein, whose translation is MPVIDSTERSKFRALIVGGYLEDIEISGSGHNAGIKQTPGGSGFNVANCLSLIGADVLFLSCFGVGDSRKWPFESIPVTSNCSHGTFLFRGSEVIAVEKPSIASINDELLQLLCEERFDLLYSTLEIGQLAASRATSTESGIKVIDPSPFHELKGLEGLEKYDFILANDYMSFDRDDRRVIIKASSKGARYGKKEYLPPRIGKSRFGSGDLFGAIFSLLVSTGTSPEEAIEESVKISGEYCYQEKSIGQFLLGTRDSLDYVIRS
- the upp gene encoding uracil phosphoribosyltransferase, whose translation is MRDDQTGPKEFRELLKEITLLLTYEATRHIPTYEKEITTPLVRMVGQSIEDKKVTVVPILRAGLGMVEGVLSLMPNASVGYIGIYRDPDTIQPVEYYSKLPKIDETTQIFVLDPMLATGVSSSWALKLVKRAGGKQISLMCLIAAPEGVRLIEKNHPDVKIFTAALDERLNDHAYIIPGLGDAGDRLYRTK
- the glyA gene encoding serine hydroxymethyltransferase; translation: MWESLKKSDKQVFDIMVKELERQRNGLELIASENFVSRAVMEAMGSVMTNKYAEGYPSKRYYGGCVFVDEVEELARERAKKLFDAGFANVQPHSGSQANMAAYLAVARPGDTIMGMSLSHGGHLTHGSPVNFSGKLFNVVAYGVDEESELIDYSEVRKLALEARPSVIIAGGSAYSRIIDFRKFREVADEVGAILMVDMAHFAGLVAAGLYPNPLDFAHVVTTTTHKTLRGPRGGMILTNDEEIAKSIDKMVFPGTQGGPLMHVIASKAVSFGEALEDNFKVYQQNIVENTRQLAKSLEEKGLRIVSGGTDTHLFLVDLTPINVTGKAAEKALEKADITVNKNTIPKETRSPFVTSGIRIGTPAVTTRGMTEKEMPIIADLIIRVLESIEGEKGEIPESKVKEISGEVKALTERFPLYSDLVPRSDECV